A genomic segment from Glycine max cultivar Williams 82 chromosome 1, Glycine_max_v4.0, whole genome shotgun sequence encodes:
- the SABATH1 gene encoding salicylic acid methyl transferase-like protein (The RefSeq protein has 1 substitution compared to this genomic sequence), with protein MDVEKALHMTGGVGKTSYAKNSSLQKKESDKVKHIIIQTVEELYLATTPKSIGIADLGCSSGPNTLSIIKDIFQAIQGISHRIMHHSTEFRVYFNDLPTNDFNSIFKAIPEFQNLLRQDRKNGFPSIFMGGYPGSFYGRLFPNSYLHFVHSSYSLHWLSRVPPALYDEHKRPLNKGCVYICESSPEVVSQAYYHQFQEDFSLFLRSRSEELVVGGRMVLIFLGRRGPEHVDRGNSFFWEILSRSFAILVSQGEIEQEKFDSYDAHFYAPSREEIEEEVRKEGSLKMERLEMFEMDKSNNEQESSESYGTQVAVAVRAIQESMISHHFGEGILESLFENYARLVDEEMAKEDIRPISFVLVLRKI; from the exons atggatgtaGAGAAAGCCTTCCACATGACTGGAGGAGTTGGCAAAACTAGCTATGCCAAGAATTCCTCACTACag AAGAAGGAATCTGATAAAGTGAAGCACATAATCATACAAACAGTTGAGGAGCTCTACCTTGCAACCACTCCAAAGAGCATAGGCATTGCTGATTTGGGCTGCTCCTCTGGACCAAACACCCTATCAATCATCAAAGATATCTTTCAGGCCATCCAAGGCATAAGCCACAGGATCATGCACCACTCCACAGAGTTCAGGGTGTACTTCAATGATCTTCCAACAAATGACTTCAATTCAATCTTCAAGGCCATCCCAGAGTTCCAAAATTTGCTTAGGCAAGACAGGAAAAATGGGTTCCCTTCCATTTTCATGGGAGGCTACCCTGGCTCATTTTATGGAAGACTGTTCCCAAACAGTTACTTGCACTTTGTCCACTCCTCCTACAGTCTTCACTGGCTTTCAAGG GTTCCTCCAGCACTCTATGATGAGCACAAAAGGCCTTTGAACAAAGGGTGTGTTTACATTTGTGAATCAAGCCCTGAAGTGGTGTCTCAAGCATACTATCACCAATTCCAGGAAGATTTTTCCTTATTCCTTAGGTCAAGGTCAGAAGAACTAGTAGTAGGTGGAAGAATGGTGCTGATATTTTTGGGGAGAAGGGGCCCAGAACATGTTGACAGAGGCAACTCTTTCTTCTGGGAGATTCTTTCCCGTTCATTTGCTATTCTAGTCTCACAG GGAGAAATAGagcaagagaagtttgattcatATGATGCACATTTCTATGCACCATCAAGGGAAGAGATAGAAGAAGAGGTGAGGAAAGAAGGGTCATTGAAGATGGAGAGGCTAGAGATGTTTGAGATGGACAAGAGTAATAATGAGCAAGAAAGTAGTGAGAGCTATGGCACACAGGTTGCTGTGGCAGTTAGGGCCATTCAAGAATCAATGATCTCACACCACTTTGGAGAAGGGATCTTGGAAAGTTTGTTTGAGAATTATGCGAGATTGGTAGATGAAGAAATGGCTAAGGAGGATATTAGACCAATCTCTTTTGTTCTGGTTCTCAGAAAAATATGA
- the LOC100788017 gene encoding probable UDP-arabinopyranose mutase 1: MAQPSSSSKPVVPLLKDELDIVIPTIRNLDFLEMWRPFFEPYHLIIVQDGDPNRTINVPEGFDYELYNRNDINRILGPKASCISFKDSACRCFGYMVSKKKYIYTIDDDCFVAKDPSGKDINALEQHIKNLLCPSTPFFFNTLYDPYREGADFVRGYPFSLREGAPTAVSHGLWLNIPDYDAPTQLVKPLERNTRYVDAVLTIPKGTLFPMCGMNLAFDRQLIGPAMYFGLMGDGQPIGRYDDMWAGWCVKVICDHLGLGVKTGLPYIWHSKASNPFVNLKKEYKGIFWQEEIIPFFQSATLSKECTSVQKCYIELSKQVKEKLGAVDPYFIKLADAMVTWIEAWDELNNNTSEEVPSKPTNGAAAAK; this comes from the exons ATGGCGCAACCTTCCTCCTCCTCGAAGCCTGTTGTCCCTCTCCTGAAGGACGAGCTGGACATCGTGATCCCGACAATCCGAAACCTCGACTTCCTCGAGATGTGGCGGCCCTTCTTCGAACCTTACCACCTCATCATCGTGCAGGACGGAGACCCCAACAGGACCATCAATGTCCCCGAAGGCTTCGATTATGAACTCTACAACCGCAACGACATCAATCGCATCCTCGGACCCAAAGCCTCCTGCATCTCGTTTAAGGATTCTGCGTGTCGCTGCTTTGGTTACATGGTCTCCAAGAAGAAGTACATCTACACCATCGATGACGACTGCTTC GTTGCTAAGGATCCTTCTGGAAAGGATATCAATGCACTTGAGCAGCACATTAAGAATCTCCTTTGTCCATCCactccattttttttcaacaccCTTTATGACCCTTACAGAGAAGGTGCTGATTTCGTCCGTGGATACCCTTTTAGTCTTCGTGAGGGTGCCCCCACTGCTGTTTCTCATGGCCTCTGGCTCAATATACCTGATTATGATGCTCCAACACAGCTTGTCAAACCCCTCGAGAGGAACACCAG gTATGTTGATGCTGTTCTTACCATTCCCAAAGGAACATTGTTCCCCATGTGTGGTATGAATTTGGCATTCGATCGTCAGCTGATTGGACCTGCAATGTACTTTGGACTCATGGGTGATGGCCAACCTATTGGACGATACGATGATATGTGGGCTGGATGGTGTGTTAAG GTTATATGTGACCATTTGGGCTTGGGAGTGAAGACTGGCCTTCCATACATCTGGCACAGCAAAGCAAGCAACCCTTTTGTCAATCTCAAAAAGGAGTACAAGGGCATCTTCTGGCAAGAAGAAATCATTCCATTCTTCCAAAGTGCCACTCTTTCAAAAGAGTGCACGTCTGTCCAAAAATGTTACATTGAACTCTCCAAGCAAGTCAAGGAGAAGCTTGGGGCTGTTGATCCCTACTTCATCAAGCTAGCAGATGCCATGGTTACTTGGATTGAAGCTTGGGATGAGCTTAACAACAACACATCTGAAGAAGTTCCTTCAAAGCCAACCAATGGTGCTGCTGCTGCCAAGTGA